A stretch of the Hydra vulgaris chromosome 09, alternate assembly HydraT2T_AEP genome encodes the following:
- the LOC136084603 gene encoding uncharacterized protein LOC136084603 yields MDIQVIKKNLNVIIKARETNVIILSLPSHCTRKLQPLDVSFFKSLKIFYDQEVGTRLLHHPGRLVTELEVSELFGIAYGKAATVQNCQSGFKKCGIYPFDRNGFTKEDFAAAKATDHSYIVSKISKPNITSEMHPTLDNGLDSAKDLDHVDFVTECIIASQKESVSPNLSFTLQKSLELATSNETSQPHGVTFGSLAGLEIKNAKRTGIKRKVNHAEKITGSPYKSQLEESLTLKYKNRQPRKKCIKKDISTCQKACLNNLDAKGAINKQLCAMCQYSYGDLVDPYLKDNWDKCHKCSRWWHETCAAICGVYAKKVFTCDDCMKH; encoded by the exons ATGGACAttcaagtcataaaaaaaaatcttaatgttataataaaagcTCGCGAGacaaatgttattatattatcactTCCGTCCCACTGCACACGCAAACTGCAACCACttgatgtttcattttttaaaagcctcAAAATATTCTATGATCAAGAAGTTGGTACTCGGCTTCTTCATCATCCAGGTCGTCTTGTAACTGAATTAGAGGTTAGTGAATTATTTGGAATTGCTTATGGGAAAGCTGCAACTGTTCAAAATTGTCAGTCAGGGTTTAAAAAATGTGGAATATATCCATTTGATAGAAATGGGTTTACTAAAGAAGACTTTGCTGCAGCTAAGGCTACTGATCACTCATATAttgtatcaaaaatttcaaaaccaaaTATTACCTCTGAAATGCATCCTACTCTCGACAATGGGTTAGACTCTGCTAAAGATTTAGATCATGTTGATTTTGTCACAGAATGTATTATTGCTTCTCAAAAag aatctgTTTCACCAAACTTATCATTTACACTTCAGAAGTCATTAGAGTTAGCCACCTCTAATGAAACCTCACAACCTCATGGTGTTACATTTGGATCACTAGCTGgacttgaaattaaaaatgcaaaacgaACAGGTATAAAAAGAAAGGTAAATCATGCTGAAAAAATTACTGGATCACCATATAAATCTCAGCTAGAGGAATCTTTAACTTTGAAATATAAGAACAGGCAGCCACGTAAAAAGTgcattaaaaaagatatatctaCCTGTCAAAAGGCATGTTTGAATAACCTTGATGCAAAAGGCGCgattaataaacaactttgtGCAATGTGTCAATACAGTTATGGTGATCTTGTCGATCCGTATTTAAAGGATAATTGGGATAAATGCCATAAATGCTCTAGATGGTGGCATGAAACATGTGCTGCTATATGTGGTGTTTatgctaaaaaagtatttacttgTGATGATTGTATGAAACActga
- the LOC100205991 gene encoding uncharacterized protein LOC100205991 isoform X4, translated as MINDSSKDYQQSYSTTSLIKQENFDMPSEDFTPDEVVQLCCEISIADNLLCRVDKRKRSLFKRSSSVEKPNQPVRKTSHIAQNLSLVNGIPCMSSLPGSTGALEKYSQEPPASKPTNGQKTDVERLDGRNVVSLAILCDENGTPFRTYTENQNIPLEEFNSTNEIIVTRVPIKCDAESTTEDDNRDQGEDLKSAASLLLDLDTEQRLKLLKKLDGPLAKLHTTDFKTASSFLKTDRYTEAKQVIKTEMINFLIKESKVTIV; from the exons atgataaatgaTAGCTCTAAAGATTATCAACAAAGTTATTCAAcaacatctttaataaaacaag aaaatttcgACATGCCGAGCGAAGATTTTACACCCGATGAGGTTGTGCAGTTATGTTGTGAAATTTCGATAGCAGATAATCTTTTATGTCGAGTTGATAAACGAAAAAGAAGCTTATTTAAACGATCTAGTTCAGTCGAAAAACCAAATCAACCTGTTCGAAAAACTTCTCATATTGCACAAAACTTAAGTTTAGTGAACGGTATTCCTTGTATGAGTAGTTTGCCAGGATCTACCGGTGCTTTGGAAAAATATTCTCAAGAACCGCCAGCTTCGAAACCAACAAATGGACAAAAAACAGATGTTGAAAGGCTGGATGGTCGAAATGTTGTGTCTTTGGCTATATTATGCGATGAAAATGGTACTCCCTTTAGAACTTACACCGAAAATCAAAATATTCCATTGGAAGAATTCAACTCAACCAACGAAATAATCGTAACGAGAGTTCCTATCAAATGTGATGCTGAAAGTACAACCGAAGATGATAACAGAGACCAAGGCGAAGATCTAAAATCGGCGGCTTCCTTATTATTGGATTTAGACACAGAACAACGTcttaaactcttaaaaaaacttGACGGCCCTCTTGCCAAATTACATACAACCGACTTTAAAACTGCTTCGTCATTTTTAAAGACAGACAGATACACCGAAGCTAAACAAGTCATCAAAACAGAAATGattaactttttgataaaagaatcaaaagttacaattgtttaa
- the LOC100205991 gene encoding uncharacterized protein LOC100205991 isoform X1 yields the protein MPSEDFTPDEVVQLCCEISIADNLLCRVDKRKRSLFKRSSSVEKPNQPVRKTSHIAQNLSLVNGIPCMSSLPGSTGALEKYSQEPPASKPTNGQKTDVERLDGRNVVSLAILCDENGTPFRTYTENQNIPLEEFNSTNEIIVTRVPIKCDAESTTEDDNRDQGEDLKSAASLLLDLDTEQRLKLLKKLDGPLAKLHTTDFKTASSFLKTDRYTEAKQVIKTEMINFLIKESKVTIV from the coding sequence ATGCCGAGCGAAGATTTTACACCCGATGAGGTTGTGCAGTTATGTTGTGAAATTTCGATAGCAGATAATCTTTTATGTCGAGTTGATAAACGAAAAAGAAGCTTATTTAAACGATCTAGTTCAGTCGAAAAACCAAATCAACCTGTTCGAAAAACTTCTCATATTGCACAAAACTTAAGTTTAGTGAACGGTATTCCTTGTATGAGTAGTTTGCCAGGATCTACCGGTGCTTTGGAAAAATATTCTCAAGAACCGCCAGCTTCGAAACCAACAAATGGACAAAAAACAGATGTTGAAAGGCTGGATGGTCGAAATGTTGTGTCTTTGGCTATATTATGCGATGAAAATGGTACTCCCTTTAGAACTTACACCGAAAATCAAAATATTCCATTGGAAGAATTCAACTCAACCAACGAAATAATCGTAACGAGAGTTCCTATCAAATGTGATGCTGAAAGTACAACCGAAGATGATAACAGAGACCAAGGCGAAGATCTAAAATCGGCGGCTTCCTTATTATTGGATTTAGACACAGAACAACGTcttaaactcttaaaaaaacttGACGGCCCTCTTGCCAAATTACATACAACCGACTTTAAAACTGCTTCGTCATTTTTAAAGACAGACAGATACACCGAAGCTAAACAAGTCATCAAAACAGAAATGattaactttttgataaaagaatcaaaagttacaattgtttaa